In Candidatus Jettenia caeni, a single window of DNA contains:
- a CDS encoding hydrogenase maturation protein, with amino-acid sequence MVNHIKIHITGIVQGVGFRPFIYNLAHKYNLKGFCLNDSHGLLIEVQGEMIDTFIQEIKACPPPLSRIEEFTVHTVHSKKIYKDFIIRKSLSCEGGFTLISPDIATCQDCLRELFDPNDRRYCYPFINCTNCGPRYSIIEDVPYDRFRTTMAPFRMCTVCEREYHDTTNRRFHAQPNACSKCGPKVWLERGRQKIEGRDTDNYKSQNHTSEILTNFDAIQKSIALLKSGAILAIKGLGGFHLVCDAVNHDAVKRLRERKRRSNKPFALMAPNSKVIKSFCSVSEKEGEILEGRIRPIVILKKDLSSTISEEVAPYSKNLGVMLPYTPLHHLLFGSEEIKFIALVMTSGNQSEEPIVISNDDALERLSSIADFFLLHDRGISMRIDDSVVREKKPGEIANVSIEIPHGKSETQKLKSQTLVIRRARGFVPEPIDPGEELEEILAFGAGLKSTFCLTKGKKAILSQHIGDLQNYDTLEFFKESLKNLKNSFRISPQILAHDLHPDYLSTRFALEYATQINIPHTRIIPVQHHHAHIVSCMAEHHLNQEVIGVAFDGTGYGLDGNIWGGEFLIVNKGNFIRKAHFEYIPMPGSDKAIKEPWRMATAYLYHIFGDRMFETIPSFFKRFSTRDIDIIATMIKKRLHCPLTSSVGRLFDALSSLLRIRDRITFEGEAAIELEMMADCCDEKELRSYPFQIICGKPRSIDLKPLIKSCIEDLNSGIEASLISFNFHYTLAKIVVKISNILREEHGIRDVVLSGGVFQNKLLSDLTEGCLRKEGFIVWSHEQIPANDGGVSLGQAIVAWEKLKR; translated from the coding sequence ATGGTAAATCATATAAAGATTCATATAACAGGCATTGTACAGGGCGTGGGATTTCGCCCTTTTATTTACAACCTTGCCCATAAATACAACCTCAAAGGCTTTTGTCTGAATGATTCACACGGCCTTCTCATAGAAGTGCAGGGAGAAATGATTGATACGTTCATTCAGGAAATAAAAGCGTGCCCACCTCCCCTTTCAAGGATTGAAGAGTTTACTGTCCATACCGTTCATAGTAAAAAAATTTACAAAGATTTTATTATACGGAAGAGCTTATCCTGCGAAGGGGGCTTTACCCTGATCTCACCCGATATTGCTACCTGTCAGGATTGCTTAAGAGAACTCTTTGATCCCAATGACAGACGATACTGTTATCCCTTTATAAACTGTACTAACTGTGGGCCAAGATATTCTATCATCGAAGATGTCCCTTACGATCGTTTCAGGACAACTATGGCCCCCTTCAGGATGTGCACAGTATGTGAGCGGGAATACCATGATACCACGAATCGCCGTTTCCATGCACAACCCAATGCTTGTTCCAAATGTGGACCTAAGGTGTGGCTGGAGCGTGGAAGGCAGAAGATAGAAGGGAGAGACACGGATAACTATAAATCCCAAAATCATACATCAGAAATCCTGACAAATTTCGATGCTATTCAAAAATCAATCGCCCTTCTGAAAAGTGGGGCTATACTTGCCATAAAAGGGCTTGGCGGTTTCCATCTTGTATGCGATGCCGTAAATCATGATGCAGTAAAAAGGCTGAGAGAAAGAAAAAGAAGGTCAAATAAACCGTTTGCCCTCATGGCACCCAATAGTAAGGTTATAAAAAGTTTTTGTTCTGTCTCAGAAAAAGAGGGAGAAATTCTGGAAGGAAGGATTCGCCCTATCGTAATTCTAAAAAAAGATTTATCAAGCACAATTTCAGAGGAAGTTGCCCCCTATAGTAAAAACCTTGGAGTAATGCTCCCCTACACCCCCCTTCACCACCTTCTTTTCGGTTCCGAAGAAATAAAATTTATTGCCCTTGTAATGACGAGCGGAAATCAGTCTGAAGAGCCTATAGTCATCTCAAATGATGATGCCCTTGAAAGACTTTCTTCCATTGCTGACTTTTTTCTCCTTCACGACAGGGGTATCTCTATGAGGATAGATGATTCTGTTGTGAGGGAAAAGAAGCCGGGAGAAATTGCAAACGTATCAATTGAGATTCCTCATGGAAAATCAGAAACACAAAAACTCAAATCCCAAACACTGGTTATCCGAAGGGCAAGGGGATTTGTTCCGGAACCTATTGACCCCGGAGAAGAATTGGAAGAAATACTGGCCTTCGGCGCCGGGCTGAAAAGCACCTTTTGCCTTACAAAGGGTAAAAAGGCCATACTAAGCCAGCACATAGGAGACCTTCAAAATTATGATACTTTGGAATTCTTCAAAGAAAGTCTTAAAAATCTTAAAAACTCTTTTCGCATATCCCCTCAGATACTTGCCCATGACCTTCACCCCGATTATCTGAGCACAAGATTTGCCCTGGAGTATGCAACACAAATAAATATACCCCATACAAGGATCATACCCGTTCAACACCATCATGCCCATATAGTAAGTTGCATGGCAGAGCACCATCTTAACCAGGAAGTGATAGGAGTAGCATTTGATGGTACAGGGTACGGATTGGATGGAAATATATGGGGAGGAGAGTTCCTCATTGTTAATAAAGGGAATTTTATACGGAAGGCTCATTTTGAGTATATTCCTATGCCTGGTAGTGATAAGGCCATAAAAGAGCCGTGGAGGATGGCAACTGCTTATCTATACCATATCTTTGGTGACCGGATGTTTGAGACCATACCATCTTTTTTTAAAAGATTTAGTACAAGGGATATTGATATCATTGCTACGATGATAAAGAAGCGACTTCATTGTCCTTTGACCTCCAGCGTTGGACGTCTTTTTGATGCGCTATCTTCTCTGCTCCGGATACGGGATAGAATAACATTTGAAGGTGAGGCTGCTATAGAATTAGAAATGATGGCCGATTGTTGTGATGAAAAGGAGCTGAGATCATACCCATTTCAGATTATATGTGGAAAACCTCGTAGTATAGATCTAAAACCTCTTATAAAATCATGTATAGAAGATTTAAATAGTGGGATAGAAGCTTCCCTGATATCTTTCAACTTTCATTACACTTTGGCAAAGATCGTCGTAAAGATCTCAAATATTTTAAGAGAAGAACATGGCATAAGAGATGTCGTCCTGAGTGGCGGAGTATTTCAGAATAAACTTTTATCAGATTTAACAGAAGGATGTCTCAGAAAAGAAGGTTTTATCGTCTGGTCGCATGAACAAATCCCTGCAAACGATGGTGGAGTTTCCCTTGGCCAGGCAATTGTAGCCTGGGAGAAACTAAAAAGGTAA
- a CDS encoding glycosyltransferase, which yields MSERWEAINDPHTSISGWPSLSVIVPARNERASLPLTLPSWLEQDYHASEIVIIDDQSNDGTAKYASDSAARSNRMVRILDGSTPPPGWTGKLWALEQGVRSSSGEWLLFTDADILHRPNLWRGLMAKALTEQRAMVSLMALLDTTGIWARLLIPAFVYFFHLLYPFGKVKDPHSSISAAAGGCILISRHALDKIGGIAGYCNAWIDDIALAKQIKRAGFSVSLALTRSAISIRPYRQLQDVWRMVARTAFSQLRRSWLSLMGTVLGLTVIFLAPVGGIFGFFTGAVSSWTAILSCVTLLIMAATYTPTLRFFNLGLYRAFILPFTGALYVAMTISSAINHLLGQYEWRGARTETVTNGHDKK from the coding sequence ATGTCTGAACGGTGGGAGGCTATCAACGATCCGCACACATCAATATCCGGATGGCCCAGCTTATCAGTTATTGTACCGGCGCGCAACGAACGGGCATCTCTTCCTCTGACATTACCCTCCTGGCTGGAACAAGACTATCATGCATCCGAAATCGTAATCATCGATGATCAATCGAATGACGGCACAGCGAAATATGCAAGCGATAGTGCAGCCCGGTCCAATCGTATGGTACGCATTCTCGATGGCTCCACACCCCCGCCCGGCTGGACCGGCAAGCTATGGGCGCTTGAACAAGGCGTCAGATCCTCATCGGGTGAATGGCTCCTGTTTACTGACGCTGATATTCTCCATCGTCCCAACCTGTGGCGGGGACTCATGGCAAAGGCCCTGACTGAGCAACGAGCAATGGTCTCATTAATGGCGCTGCTTGATACAACAGGGATATGGGCCCGTTTATTAATTCCAGCCTTTGTTTACTTCTTCCATCTCTTGTATCCCTTCGGAAAGGTAAAAGACCCTCATTCCAGCATATCGGCAGCAGCGGGTGGCTGTATACTCATCTCCCGCCATGCCCTGGATAAAATCGGCGGCATAGCCGGGTATTGTAACGCCTGGATAGATGACATCGCACTTGCCAAACAAATAAAACGAGCAGGATTTTCAGTCTCTCTTGCATTAACACGTTCAGCAATAAGCATCCGCCCTTATCGCCAGCTTCAGGATGTCTGGAGGATGGTCGCACGCACCGCCTTCTCGCAGTTGCGGCGCTCATGGTTATCCCTCATGGGAACCGTGCTGGGATTAACCGTCATTTTCCTGGCGCCCGTAGGAGGTATATTTGGATTCTTTACCGGCGCTGTCTCTTCATGGACGGCCATCCTCTCATGCGTCACACTCCTGATAATGGCAGCCACGTACACCCCAACACTTCGTTTTTTTAATCTGGGGTTATACCGGGCGTTTATCCTGCCATTTACCGGGGCGCTCTATGTAGCAATGACGATATCCTCCGCTATCAATCACCTTCTGGGTCAATATGAATGGAGAGGTGCCCGCACTGAGACTGTCACCAATGGCCACGACAAGAAATAA
- a CDS encoding methylated-DNA-protein-cysteine S-methyltransferase — protein sequence MIPGKPEILYFSSFQAPVGHVCIAKSIRGVCRISFPCTTEEEFLYPFLKNPSAKIQRNNPILTYEIAILREYFEGKQITFDFPLDISQGTVFQRKVWSKLQEIPYGQCQSYKWVAEQIGSPKAARAVGLANNKNPLPPVIPCHRVIGSNGNLTGYAAGLHIKKQLLEMEYNAVTEKKQRCRARL from the coding sequence ATGATACCAGGTAAACCAGAAATACTGTATTTCAGCAGCTTTCAGGCACCGGTTGGCCATGTATGCATCGCAAAAAGCATAAGAGGAGTTTGCCGGATATCGTTCCCCTGCACCACTGAAGAAGAGTTTCTCTACCCATTTCTCAAAAACCCATCTGCAAAAATTCAGAGAAACAATCCAATCCTCACGTATGAAATAGCTATTTTAAGGGAGTATTTTGAGGGTAAACAGATAACCTTTGATTTCCCGTTAGATATAAGCCAGGGCACGGTATTCCAAAGAAAGGTATGGAGCAAATTACAGGAAATCCCTTATGGCCAGTGCCAGTCCTATAAATGGGTTGCGGAGCAAATTGGATCTCCGAAAGCTGCAAGGGCAGTAGGCCTTGCCAATAACAAAAACCCTTTACCCCCCGTAATTCCCTGTCACAGGGTTATCGGATCCAATGGCAATTTAACCGGATATGCCGCCGGACTCCACATCAAAAAGCAGTTGTTGGAAATGGAATATAACGCAGTAACAGAGAAAAAACAGAGATGCAGGGCGAGGCTTTAG
- a CDS encoding hydrogenase expression/formation protein, with protein sequence MKYVDEFRQREAAQGIVKKIHALSGKKVNIMEICGTHTHAISKYGIRNPLPSNIRLISGPGCPVCVTSAGDINRIIEFCKREKDIIVATFGDMMRVPGTESSLQEQKATGKDIRVVYSPLGALDIARANPGKEIILYAVGFETTVPTVAATILLAKEKGIKNFSAFALHKLTPPAMKALLDSSELDLHGFLCPGHVTAIIGAKAYGFLAENYHSPCVVAGFEPLDAIHGLYMLIKQLEEGRAEIEIQYKRVVTWDGNTRAQRILEHVFEICDSNWRGIGKIPMSGLRLKNEFADFDAEKKFVIEAGIDEEPQGCACGEVLKGLLTPNQCPLFGKICTPESPVGPCMVSFEGTCAAYYTYGISQPILTG encoded by the coding sequence ATGAAGTATGTTGACGAATTCAGGCAAAGGGAAGCCGCTCAGGGGATAGTGAAAAAGATCCATGCCCTATCAGGAAAAAAGGTGAATATCATGGAGATCTGCGGTACCCATACCCATGCCATATCAAAATATGGTATAAGGAATCCCCTCCCTTCCAACATTCGTCTTATCTCGGGACCCGGGTGTCCGGTATGTGTTACCTCAGCAGGGGATATAAACAGGATCATTGAATTTTGTAAAAGAGAAAAGGATATCATCGTTGCCACCTTCGGGGATATGATGAGGGTTCCGGGAACGGAATCATCCCTTCAGGAACAAAAGGCTACAGGTAAAGATATTCGGGTGGTCTATTCCCCATTAGGCGCCCTTGATATAGCCAGAGCAAATCCCGGAAAAGAAATAATCCTTTATGCGGTGGGTTTTGAGACCACGGTTCCGACCGTTGCGGCTACTATTCTCTTAGCGAAAGAAAAAGGTATAAAGAATTTTTCCGCCTTCGCCCTTCACAAACTTACCCCTCCTGCAATGAAGGCCCTTTTGGACAGCAGCGAACTTGACCTTCATGGTTTTCTCTGTCCTGGCCATGTAACAGCTATTATAGGGGCTAAGGCTTACGGATTCCTGGCCGAGAACTATCACTCCCCTTGTGTAGTAGCTGGTTTTGAACCACTTGATGCCATTCATGGATTGTATATGCTGATAAAGCAACTCGAAGAGGGTAGAGCCGAAATAGAGATACAATACAAAAGGGTTGTAACCTGGGATGGTAATACAAGGGCACAGAGAATACTGGAACATGTCTTTGAGATATGCGATAGCAATTGGAGAGGGATTGGGAAGATACCTATGAGCGGACTCAGATTGAAGAATGAATTTGCTGATTTCGACGCAGAGAAGAAATTCGTTATCGAAGCCGGTATAGATGAGGAGCCGCAAGGGTGTGCCTGCGGTGAGGTACTAAAAGGACTTCTCACGCCAAATCAATGTCCTCTCTTTGGCAAAATTTGTACCCCGGAATCACCCGTGGGTCCATGCATGGTATCCTTTGAGGGTACGTGTGCGGCTTATTATACCTATGGAATCTCTCAACCCATTTTGACAGGATGA
- a CDS encoding polysaccharide export outer membrane protein, whose protein sequence is MRKKLKSIFLCLCVFFSVSMVSMPGYSGESTEQYTVNVNDVLEINVLGHDNLKTVTPVAHDGTISFPYIGVLNVKGMNLSEIEKEISKRLSVSYIKYAVVSVTLSSYKSMRFFVYGEVKTPGKYDLEENMTVIKAISSAEGITPDGIYGRVKLKRRLKDKPGYEEIAIDLKNKKESNLNADMPIENDDIVIVERSSSFFVYGEVENPGKFTLEDNMTVLKAISLSGGFAKYGSPDRVKILRTIPGKTGYQSIKVDMKGAVGGKVDKDIRLEPEDIVVVLEGVL, encoded by the coding sequence ATGAGGAAAAAATTGAAAAGTATCTTTCTCTGTTTATGCGTGTTTTTTAGTGTCTCCATGGTATCAATGCCAGGTTACTCCGGCGAATCTACAGAGCAATATACCGTCAATGTAAACGACGTACTGGAGATAAATGTACTTGGGCACGATAACCTGAAAACAGTGACCCCTGTTGCGCATGATGGTACGATATCCTTCCCCTATATAGGGGTCCTTAATGTAAAAGGTATGAATCTTTCGGAAATCGAAAAGGAAATATCAAAAAGACTTTCCGTTAGTTACATAAAGTATGCCGTAGTATCCGTAACCTTATCAAGCTACAAGAGTATGAGATTCTTTGTGTACGGTGAAGTTAAAACCCCGGGAAAATACGACCTGGAAGAAAATATGACCGTGATAAAGGCCATTTCATCGGCTGAAGGTATCACACCGGATGGTATATATGGCAGGGTAAAACTCAAACGAAGATTAAAAGACAAACCCGGATACGAAGAAATTGCTATAGATTTGAAAAATAAAAAAGAGAGTAATCTGAATGCCGATATGCCGATTGAGAATGATGATATAGTAATCGTAGAGCGCAGCAGTAGTTTTTTCGTATATGGAGAAGTTGAAAACCCCGGTAAATTTACCCTGGAAGATAACATGACCGTGCTCAAAGCCATATCCCTTTCCGGGGGTTTTGCGAAATACGGCTCCCCGGACAGGGTAAAAATCCTCCGGACAATTCCAGGCAAAACAGGATATCAGAGTATCAAAGTAGACATGAAAGGAGCTGTGGGCGGTAAGGTCGACAAAGATATCCGTTTAGAGCCGGAAGACATAGTCGTTGTCCTGGAAGGAGTATTATAA
- a CDS encoding putative polysaccharide biosynthesis protein has protein sequence MIINILSNNLGKLFEMVLGFIIVPFLISKLTSTGYGVIILMESFIIFFEMAAVGLRSALARFVGLHISKGKDNEVNSYLANGQVILYIFTFLFSIVGVSLLLNISYLFSIPLSLQVHAQFVLLMLILGFAINVIFTPYWAILYAKQRFDLINIYSSAGSLCRFILILVFYSIFNSKLEYYGIIFLVSVIIERMLVFQSAKKIFSAFQINFKNVSYVKLRQMWQFMLSIIVNKVSELFYDTADTVIINRIYGSYSNAIYAVSLKSIGALKRLIQYSVTVLSPTFTELFSMDEINKIKTLFCAFTKLSALISIPFCVLLAIFAKEFVIFWVGQNFLASVNILYFHIIAIVPVLVFSICISLTTAFGKVKIPGRMALLLGVMKIGVSILFALHFNMGLVGFALGTAISQTIQTAFFLPYYTSKIVKINFFKYYLAGFIKPVLLGLVWGAIIFYIKSFLHINLLYLLYSLPMFVIVYYTISYFIILNNNERVYLITLSKRISSKLITSKGIA, from the coding sequence ATGATAATTAATATCTTAAGTAATAATTTAGGCAAGTTGTTTGAGATGGTATTAGGTTTTATAATAGTTCCATTTCTTATTAGTAAACTAACCTCAACTGGCTATGGTGTAATTATATTAATGGAGTCTTTTATCATTTTTTTTGAGATGGCTGCTGTTGGTTTACGGTCAGCACTAGCGAGATTCGTTGGTTTACATATTTCAAAAGGTAAGGATAACGAGGTAAACTCATATTTGGCAAATGGACAGGTTATTTTATACATTTTTACTTTTTTGTTTTCGATTGTGGGAGTATCTCTATTGCTGAATATCAGCTACCTGTTTAGCATACCATTGAGCTTACAGGTACACGCTCAATTTGTACTTTTAATGTTGATACTCGGTTTCGCCATTAATGTTATATTTACACCATATTGGGCTATATTGTACGCTAAACAAAGGTTTGACCTCATTAATATTTATTCATCGGCAGGTAGCCTTTGCCGCTTTATTCTAATTTTAGTGTTTTATTCAATCTTTAATTCTAAGTTAGAATATTATGGAATTATATTTTTAGTATCTGTAATTATTGAGAGAATGTTAGTTTTTCAGAGTGCAAAAAAAATATTCTCAGCGTTTCAGATAAATTTTAAAAATGTATCGTATGTTAAATTGAGGCAAATGTGGCAGTTTATGCTTTCAATAATAGTAAACAAAGTAAGTGAATTATTTTATGATACTGCTGATACCGTTATTATTAATCGAATTTACGGTTCTTATTCTAACGCTATATATGCTGTGAGCCTAAAGAGTATTGGTGCTCTAAAGAGATTAATCCAGTATTCAGTAACAGTTCTATCACCAACATTTACAGAACTGTTTTCAATGGATGAAATAAACAAAATTAAAACCTTATTTTGCGCGTTTACAAAATTATCTGCACTCATTTCTATTCCATTTTGTGTATTGCTAGCGATATTTGCTAAAGAATTCGTTATTTTTTGGGTAGGCCAAAATTTCCTAGCATCGGTGAACATTTTATATTTCCATATAATTGCAATAGTACCTGTATTGGTTTTTTCGATATGTATAAGCTTAACTACTGCATTCGGAAAGGTTAAAATACCAGGCAGAATGGCATTACTATTGGGGGTAATGAAAATAGGCGTTAGTATATTATTTGCGTTGCACTTTAATATGGGATTAGTTGGGTTTGCATTGGGAACGGCAATATCACAAACAATACAAACTGCATTTTTTCTGCCATACTACACGTCCAAAATAGTAAAAATTAATTTTTTTAAATATTATCTCGCAGGATTTATTAAACCAGTCTTATTAGGATTGGTATGGGGAGCTATCATATTCTATATTAAGTCTTTTTTACACATTAACTTATTATATCTACTCTATTCTTTACCGATGTTTGTTATTGTTTACTATACAATTTCATATTTTATCATATTAAATAATAATGAGAGAGTTTACTTGATAACCCTATCAAAAAGAATCTCATCGAAACTAATTACAAGCAAAGGAATTGCATAG
- a CDS encoding putative methyltransferase, producing MVKKTVSSLPEWSKKPLRLTRDFVYSIPYRGKGCICPICNKSMRKFRKLGICPDDACCIHCCSLGRHRFVWLYFNKMTNLFDGRFKKMLHIAPEPCLESRLKKCLGESYITADLLNPRVMVKMDITDIQYPEEFFDVIYCSHVLEHVQNDKKALKEFHRILKDDGWAIILVPITVNRTFEDYSIIDPSERRRVFGQEDHVRRYGSDYIDRLQEAGFRVKVSYVSDFFKKEDIVHMGLTPGSGEIYYCSKG from the coding sequence ATGGTTAAGAAAACCGTTTCGTCTTTACCTGAATGGTCTAAAAAACCATTAAGACTTACAAGGGATTTTGTGTATTCCATACCTTATCGTGGTAAAGGGTGTATATGCCCAATTTGTAATAAATCAATGCGGAAATTTCGTAAGCTCGGTATTTGTCCTGATGATGCTTGTTGTATTCACTGTTGTTCTTTGGGAAGGCATCGATTTGTATGGCTGTATTTTAACAAGATGACGAATCTATTTGATGGAAGATTTAAAAAAATGCTTCACATAGCACCGGAGCCATGTCTTGAATCCAGATTGAAAAAATGTTTAGGCGAAAGCTACATTACTGCGGACTTACTAAATCCACGTGTGATGGTAAAAATGGATATAACAGATATCCAATATCCAGAAGAATTCTTTGATGTTATCTATTGCAGTCACGTATTAGAGCATGTTCAGAATGATAAAAAGGCTTTAAAAGAATTCCATCGTATCTTAAAAGATGATGGGTGGGCTATTATACTCGTTCCCATTACTGTAAATAGGACTTTTGAGGACTACTCCATTATTGATCCATCTGAACGTCGTAGGGTTTTTGGGCAGGAAGATCATGTTCGGCGGTATGGATCTGACTATATTGATAGACTTCAAGAAGCTGGATTTAGAGTAAAAGTTAGTTATGTTTCTGATTTCTTTAAGAAAGAGGATATAGTTCACATGGGTCTTACACCTGGAAGTGGAGAGATTTATTACTGTTCTAAAGGATAG
- a CDS encoding hydrogenase assembly chaperone, with the protein MCLGIPGRIVEITGAMAKIDVAGTRKEASLMLMENVSVGDYVIVHAGFAIQKVNEKEASETLKIVKDIIGDMPS; encoded by the coding sequence ATGTGTCTTGGAATACCGGGAAGGATAGTAGAAATCACAGGCGCAATGGCAAAGATTGATGTTGCGGGTACCCGGAAAGAAGCGAGCCTCATGCTGATGGAGAATGTTAGTGTGGGCGACTACGTAATTGTTCACGCAGGTTTCGCCATACAAAAGGTAAATGAGAAAGAGGCTTCGGAAACATTAAAGATCGTGAAAGATATCATAGGAGATATGCCTTCATGA
- a CDS encoding putative undecaprenyl-phosphate galactose phosphotransferase — protein MLKEHHAIFRGLMIVLDLCVVFAAFFLGLIVQHQPYHFHLLRTYVVLLPALLIIWGILLYYFGMYSSLRTKPISDVLFIVIESALLGGSLFGSFIFITKMDSVSRLHIAYAFLFAVVFISIEKILIIQFFRYHRRRGMNTRNILIVGTGARAQHFIESINNHPEWGIKISGLVDKDPVKINTVICGHKVIGSFDHITDIIHNHVIDEVLFIVPRSWLNSIERVMFECETEGIKVSVAVDLFELKLSKARYSTVDTLPLLTFESTPDKILHLYIKRLFDIIISSCTIILSAPVFAIAAIAVKATSKGRIFFQQQRCSRNGRKFMVYKFRTMVENAESMLKDLLAYNEMSGPVFKMENDPRLTKVGKFLRKYSIDELPQLWSVLKGDMSLIGPRPPVPEEVGQYEPWQRRRLSMRPGLTCLWQVYGRNKISDFNEWMRLDLNYIDNWSLWLDCKILIRTLPVVLFGIGAR, from the coding sequence ATGTTAAAAGAGCATCATGCAATCTTTAGAGGTCTTATGATAGTCCTGGACCTGTGTGTTGTCTTTGCAGCGTTCTTTCTGGGTCTTATCGTACAACACCAGCCGTATCATTTTCATCTCCTGAGAACCTATGTGGTCCTTTTACCGGCGCTGCTTATTATTTGGGGAATCCTTCTCTATTACTTTGGGATGTATAGCTCATTACGGACAAAACCGATATCAGACGTTTTATTTATCGTGATCGAATCGGCCCTTTTAGGCGGCAGTCTTTTTGGAAGTTTTATTTTCATCACAAAGATGGATTCCGTGAGCAGACTGCACATAGCGTATGCATTCCTCTTTGCCGTAGTGTTTATCAGTATTGAGAAGATCCTCATTATACAATTCTTCCGGTATCATCGCAGGAGAGGGATGAATACGAGAAATATCCTAATCGTTGGCACCGGCGCGCGTGCCCAGCATTTTATAGAATCAATTAACAATCATCCGGAATGGGGAATTAAAATCAGCGGTCTTGTGGATAAAGACCCCGTGAAGATAAATACCGTAATTTGCGGACATAAGGTGATAGGCTCCTTCGACCATATAACCGATATAATCCATAATCATGTCATAGATGAAGTACTCTTTATTGTACCGCGTTCCTGGTTAAATTCGATTGAAAGGGTAATGTTTGAATGCGAGACAGAGGGGATAAAGGTAAGCGTGGCGGTGGATCTCTTTGAGCTGAAACTATCGAAGGCAAGATACAGCACGGTAGATACCTTACCCTTACTTACGTTCGAAAGTACGCCGGATAAGATCCTGCACCTTTATATAAAGCGGTTATTCGATATAATCATTTCTTCCTGTACAATAATCCTGTCAGCGCCTGTTTTTGCAATAGCAGCCATTGCCGTAAAGGCAACATCAAAAGGCCGCATATTCTTTCAGCAGCAAAGGTGCAGCAGAAATGGCAGAAAGTTTATGGTATACAAGTTTAGGACCATGGTTGAAAACGCCGAAAGTATGCTGAAAGACCTCCTCGCATATAACGAGATGAGCGGGCCTGTTTTCAAGATGGAAAACGATCCCAGACTGACGAAGGTCGGAAAGTTCTTACGGAAATACAGCATAGATGAATTACCACAATTATGGAGTGTATTGAAAGGTGATATGAGTCTGATAGGGCCAAGACCGCCTGTTCCGGAAGAGGTAGGTCAATATGAGCCCTGGCAGAGAAGGCGGCTCAGCATGCGGCCCGGATTAACCTGCCTTTGGCAGGTATATGGAAGAAACAAGATATCCGATTTCAACGAATGGATGCGGCTAGACCTGAACTACATCGACAATTGGTCGCTCTGGCTCGATTGTAAAATACTCATAAGAACCTTGCCGGTAGTATTATTTGGAATAGGGGCAAGATAA
- a CDS encoding cold shock protein, translating to MASGTVKWFNEKKGFGFITQDNGEDVFVHQTDIESQGFRTLAEGEKVEFEVVKDQKGYRAKKVVKK from the coding sequence ATGGCAAGCGGAACAGTAAAATGGTTTAACGAAAAGAAGGGATTTGGTTTTATTACCCAGGATAACGGAGAAGACGTTTTTGTGCATCAGACGGATATTGAGAGTCAGGGATTTAGAACCCTCGCCGAAGGAGAGAAGGTGGAGTTTGAAGTAGTGAAAGATCAAAAGGGCTACAGGGCAAAAAAAGTTGTTAAAAAATAA